The Sulfurimonas lithotrophica genome includes a region encoding these proteins:
- the modB gene encoding molybdate ABC transporter permease subunit, with the protein MTELEFGPFLLSFKLAAITTVLLFILSIPLAWWLSQSKSKTKPFFEAVTALPIVLPPSVLGFYVLIVLSHNSPIGAFFEDVFGIKLVFTFSGLVVASCFYSLPFMVQPLQSGFESLNKNMLEASYISGKSRFQTLLFVALPNIKPAILTAIIVTFAHTVGEFGVVLMVGGSIPNETKVAAVAIYEMVEIMDYGSAHIYSAIMLVLSFIVLLGVYIFNQKYKTRFSKI; encoded by the coding sequence ATGACTGAGTTGGAATTTGGACCATTTTTACTATCGTTTAAGTTAGCAGCCATAACTACCGTACTGCTTTTTATTTTAAGCATCCCCCTTGCATGGTGGCTCTCACAAAGTAAAAGCAAAACAAAGCCGTTTTTTGAAGCCGTCACGGCATTGCCTATAGTACTGCCACCCTCAGTCCTTGGGTTTTACGTACTCATAGTACTCTCTCACAACTCTCCAATCGGAGCATTTTTTGAGGATGTATTTGGGATAAAACTCGTTTTTACGTTTAGCGGTTTGGTAGTGGCTTCTTGTTTTTACTCTCTGCCTTTTATGGTACAACCCCTTCAAAGCGGGTTTGAGTCTTTAAATAAAAATATGCTTGAAGCATCTTACATAAGTGGAAAAAGCAGATTTCAAACACTTTTATTTGTAGCACTGCCAAACATAAAACCTGCAATCCTTACGGCTATTATAGTTACATTTGCACATACCGTAGGAGAGTTTGGAGTTGTACTGATGGTGGGTGGAAGCATACCAAACGAAACAAAAGTTGCAGCAGTTGCTATTTACGAGATGGTTGAGATTATGGATTACGGCTCAGCTCATATATACAGTGCCATTATGCTTGTGCTAAGTTTTATAGTCTTACTTGGCGTATATATATTTAACCAAAAATACAAAACCAGGTTTAGCAAAATATGA
- a CDS encoding sulfate/molybdate ABC transporter ATP-binding protein — protein MISLDIRKKLLGINLDVDLEINSGDFIALSGKSGSGKTTLLRILAGLEDARGEIKIEDEIWLDAKVKKAIQEREIGFVFQDYALFENMSVEKNLLFVSNDKELCEHLLKITHMNEYKNHLPSQLSGGQKQRVAICRALMRKPKLLLLDEPLSALDPQTRSSLQSELLTLHNEFKTTTILISHDPSEIYKLASRVIVLDAGKVINDGSPKDILLKTKGSQKLSFSGELLDIKKIDVIYVAIVAIGQQIVEVVINEDEVQNLKIGDLVSLSTKAFSPQIRKT, from the coding sequence ATGATTAGCTTAGATATCCGCAAAAAACTTCTAGGGATAAACTTAGATGTAGATTTAGAGATAAACAGCGGTGACTTCATAGCTCTAAGCGGAAAAAGCGGCAGCGGAAAAACTACGCTTTTGAGAATCTTGGCAGGTCTGGAAGATGCACGGGGCGAGATAAAAATAGAAGATGAAATCTGGCTAGATGCAAAAGTTAAAAAAGCTATTCAAGAGCGTGAAATAGGTTTTGTATTTCAAGACTATGCCCTGTTTGAAAATATGAGCGTAGAGAAAAACCTTTTGTTTGTCTCAAACGATAAAGAGTTGTGTGAGCATCTGCTAAAAATAACCCATATGAATGAGTATAAAAACCATCTTCCAAGCCAACTCAGCGGAGGGCAAAAACAGCGTGTAGCTATATGCCGCGCACTTATGCGAAAACCAAAACTTCTGCTTTTAGACGAGCCTTTATCTGCACTTGACCCGCAAACCCGTTCATCCCTGCAAAGTGAGCTTTTAACTCTGCATAACGAATTTAAAACTACAACTATTTTAATAAGCCACGATCCCAGCGAGATATATAAACTAGCTTCCAGAGTTATAGTCCTAGATGCAGGAAAAGTTATAAATGACGGTAGTCCAAAAGATATACTTTTAAAAACAAAAGGGAGCCAGAAGTTATCGTTTTCTGGTGAGCTTTTAGATATAAAAAAAATAGACGTAATCTATGTTGCAATAGTAGCTATAGGTCAACAGATAGTCGAAGTTGTAATAAACGAAGACGAAGTTCAAAATTTAAAAATCGGAGATTTAGTCAGCCTTTCTACTAAAGCGTTCTCTCCACAGATTAGGAAAACATGA
- a CDS encoding DUF6920 family protein translates to MKIFKTAIILSILLLLVFVGLQYSWLNYTSTISKDLFTKASTKEKLVDFKELEQLPKPVQNYFSLVLKDKLPIINKGYISQEGSFRMDEESNKYSKTEARQFFSTTPKAFTWHAKINIDASVYVNVFDSYTDTKGALKAKFLSLYTIVDEHDKKELSEGALQRYLAEAIWYPTALLPNQGVIWSEVDANKAKATLKDGENTVSLEFMFNNKGEITSIYSPKRYREVDGKYIATPWLCEVSNYTDKNGYLIPQDAEVSWILDSKKFTYYKLNVKDVKYN, encoded by the coding sequence ATGAAAATTTTTAAAACAGCCATAATATTATCTATACTGCTTTTACTGGTATTTGTAGGTTTACAGTACTCTTGGTTAAACTACACCTCAACAATCTCTAAAGATTTATTCACTAAAGCATCAACTAAAGAAAAACTTGTAGATTTTAAAGAGTTAGAACAACTTCCAAAACCTGTTCAAAACTACTTTAGCTTAGTTTTAAAAGACAAGTTACCCATCATCAACAAAGGCTATATCTCGCAAGAGGGATCTTTTAGAATGGATGAGGAATCTAATAAATACTCAAAAACCGAAGCAAGACAATTTTTTTCAACTACTCCAAAAGCTTTTACATGGCATGCAAAAATAAACATAGATGCCAGTGTATATGTAAATGTATTTGACTCTTACACAGATACAAAAGGTGCTCTTAAAGCTAAATTTTTATCCCTTTATACGATTGTAGATGAGCATGATAAAAAAGAGTTAAGCGAAGGTGCATTACAAAGATACTTAGCTGAAGCCATCTGGTATCCGACTGCCCTGCTTCCAAATCAGGGAGTTATATGGAGTGAAGTAGATGCCAACAAAGCCAAAGCTACGCTCAAAGACGGTGAAAACACTGTTTCTTTAGAGTTTATGTTTAACAATAAAGGTGAAATCACTTCTATCTACTCACCAAAGAGGTATAGAGAAGTCGATGGAAAATATATAGCTACGCCTTGGCTATGTGAAGTCTCAAACTATACAGATAAAAACGGCTATCTAATACCACAAGATGCAGAAGTTTCTTGGATATTAGATAGTAAAAAATTTACATATTATAAACTAAATGTAAAAGATGTGAAATATAATTAA
- a CDS encoding APC family permease translates to MPSMHRKRNKSLGLLELIAIALGGMIGGGIFSVLGISVSMVGVFTPIAFVLGGLLALLAAYSYVKLALYYRDEGATYSFYKKTFPKSRLVASIVGWWVTFGYISTLALYAYTFASYAISGFEFANSEIARKAVAGLIIFIFTLINVWSVKGMGKIEDLMVYTKLIILVIISFVLINNSNTTIPKILHNHEDINILSIVIVASLTFVAYEGFQLVINAVKEMENPRKNIPRAIYSSIFITTLVYAIISIGAILAIPFENIIQNQEYALASGAGEVLGNIGAELVIIGALLATSSAISGTLFGSSRLISVIANDGYFPKFLTKRKNNIPVYSIITMAILTFCLILSGNLVVILEFGSVTFLLVSLLMAYTNFKIRKHTHSSLIVTLLSAIGLMSGTVAILYFEAITKVEQVYYIGGLYIILTIFAFIFSYKRN, encoded by the coding sequence ATGCCGAGTATGCATAGAAAACGTAACAAGTCTTTGGGTCTGCTTGAGCTTATTGCTATTGCACTAGGCGGAATGATAGGAGGTGGTATATTTTCCGTTTTGGGTATATCCGTATCAATGGTCGGTGTTTTTACACCCATAGCTTTTGTACTTGGTGGTTTACTTGCCCTTTTAGCCGCATATTCATACGTAAAACTTGCACTTTATTACAGAGATGAAGGTGCTACATATTCTTTTTACAAAAAAACTTTTCCAAAATCAAGATTAGTCGCATCCATAGTCGGTTGGTGGGTAACATTTGGATATATAAGTACACTTGCACTTTATGCATATACTTTTGCATCTTATGCAATTAGCGGGTTTGAATTTGCAAACAGTGAAATAGCAAGAAAAGCGGTAGCGGGTTTAATCATTTTTATATTTACGCTTATAAATGTCTGGAGTGTAAAAGGTATGGGTAAGATAGAAGATTTAATGGTATATACCAAGCTGATTATTTTGGTTATAATCTCATTCGTACTTATAAATAATTCAAATACTACTATTCCAAAAATCTTACATAATCATGAAGATATAAATATATTATCTATTGTCATTGTTGCATCTCTTACATTCGTAGCATATGAGGGCTTTCAACTTGTTATAAATGCCGTAAAGGAGATGGAAAATCCAAGAAAAAATATACCAAGGGCAATTTACAGCTCAATATTTATTACCACACTGGTTTATGCAATCATCTCTATTGGGGCAATATTGGCTATTCCGTTTGAGAACATTATACAAAATCAAGAATATGCCTTGGCATCAGGAGCAGGCGAGGTTCTTGGAAATATAGGTGCAGAACTAGTCATTATCGGTGCACTGTTGGCAACAAGTTCTGCAATAAGCGGCACTCTTTTTGGTTCATCAAGGCTTATATCGGTTATAGCAAATGATGGATACTTCCCAAAGTTTTTAACAAAAAGAAAAAATAATATACCCGTGTATTCCATAATAACCATGGCGATACTTACATTTTGTTTGATACTCAGCGGTAATTTAGTAGTTATACTTGAGTTTGGAAGTGTAACGTTTTTGCTTGTATCACTTCTTATGGCATATACAAATTTTAAAATACGAAAACATACACATTCGTCACTCATAGTAACTCTTTTATCGGCAATAGGACTAATGTCCGGTACAGTAGCTATACTTTATTTTGAAGCGATTACAAAAGTAGAACAAGTTTACTATATAGGTGGGTTATATATAATCCTTACTATATTTGCGTTTATATTTAGCTATAAACGCAACTAA
- a CDS encoding AAA family ATPase, translated as MISFKLKNPKKAGNLSQTLIGQIDRILFESGDGFFIAVLKSGEKVSGTYFESDVSHIKKSAVTLTGHWEEHKKYGKTFKFDSIKVNQNQLFFFLNKIVKGFTKKLSAELIEHFGADELVDILDNDINRLLEFKGIKEKRLKKIQGSWKKFRSMRELGEFLSPYDVSPALLTTIASALKDVEEPCTKIKNNPYILTSIDGIGFKRADELALKMGVKEDDENRLSSAMDYVLLDYCESQGNSCISKEILFNGLNELLGFSDINLYEAILVERVGEQSIVLMKNGRVSPARLYDAEKYLYDEFVRRAKKQNDVLVKNLDAFLENSELKLGEQQLQAVKTLNDGANILFLVGYAGTGKSTTSKTILKLLNTKYNEKNIMTCALSGIASQRIADTTGYESATIQSLLVKYEDRDDFPFSVMLIDEASMINSSLFARLLAKVHRDAILIVVGDDAQLPPIGAGNVLSDVLSLQIAPIVKLTKIYRQSENQAITLIANDIRQGIVPHYREKYDDFEFVDISIQNYYALKNQLSQSELSDIREQNSQNIINHILHLVVESLEKARYRLKNKEIKEYLNYFQVITPMKGGTLGTSNLNKVLQEYFNPNPKKCVKRGELEFRLMDKVVHTKNENMTSWSGAAFKENEDSAQRRIFNGMSGLLFKIDEDEEQVFVFYPNEDVVVVYDYDELKNYLMLSYALTIHKVQGMEYDIVVMPMSFSHFIMHNTKLIYTAITRAKHRCIIVGESGAFESGCRKFEQTRRDTVLLEL; from the coding sequence ATGATAAGTTTTAAACTCAAAAATCCAAAGAAAGCAGGTAACTTGTCTCAAACCCTTATAGGTCAGATTGACCGCATCCTTTTTGAAAGCGGCGACGGATTCTTTATAGCAGTATTAAAAAGCGGCGAAAAGGTCTCAGGTACTTATTTTGAAAGTGATGTAAGTCATATAAAAAAGTCTGCCGTGACACTTACGGGTCATTGGGAGGAGCATAAAAAGTACGGAAAAACTTTTAAGTTCGATTCTATCAAAGTGAACCAAAATCAACTTTTTTTCTTTTTAAATAAAATAGTAAAAGGTTTTACGAAAAAACTCTCGGCTGAGCTTATTGAACATTTTGGTGCAGATGAGTTAGTAGATATTTTAGACAATGATATAAATAGACTTTTGGAGTTTAAAGGGATAAAAGAAAAACGTCTTAAAAAGATTCAGGGCTCTTGGAAAAAGTTTCGTTCAATGCGAGAACTTGGAGAATTTTTAAGCCCATACGACGTCTCTCCCGCATTGCTTACAACTATAGCATCTGCACTAAAAGATGTAGAAGAACCATGCACAAAGATAAAAAATAATCCTTATATTTTAACTTCTATTGATGGCATAGGATTTAAACGTGCGGATGAGTTGGCACTTAAGATGGGCGTAAAAGAAGATGATGAAAATCGTCTAAGTTCGGCAATGGATTATGTCCTTTTGGATTATTGTGAATCTCAGGGAAATTCATGTATATCCAAAGAGATACTTTTTAATGGTTTGAATGAGCTGCTTGGTTTTTCTGACATAAATCTATATGAGGCAATACTTGTTGAGCGTGTGGGTGAACAAAGTATAGTCCTTATGAAAAACGGCAGGGTTTCACCTGCAAGACTCTACGATGCAGAAAAATACCTGTATGATGAGTTTGTCAGACGGGCTAAAAAACAAAATGATGTTTTAGTTAAAAACCTAGATGCTTTTTTAGAAAATAGCGAGTTAAAACTCGGTGAACAACAACTACAAGCCGTAAAAACTCTAAATGACGGTGCCAATATACTTTTTTTGGTAGGATATGCCGGTACGGGTAAATCGACCACTTCTAAAACAATTCTCAAACTTTTAAATACAAAATATAATGAAAAGAACATTATGACCTGTGCTTTGAGCGGTATAGCATCTCAGAGAATTGCAGATACTACAGGATACGAATCTGCCACTATTCAGTCGCTTTTAGTCAAATATGAAGATAGAGACGACTTTCCATTTTCAGTGATGTTAATAGATGAAGCATCTATGATAAACTCATCTCTTTTTGCAAGACTTCTTGCAAAGGTGCATCGAGATGCAATACTTATAGTCGTAGGTGATGATGCACAACTTCCCCCAATCGGTGCCGGAAATGTTTTAAGTGATGTTTTAAGCCTTCAAATAGCACCTATTGTAAAACTTACAAAGATATACAGACAGAGTGAAAACCAAGCTATAACGCTAATAGCAAATGATATTAGACAAGGTATAGTTCCACATTACAGAGAAAAATACGATGATTTTGAATTTGTAGATATAAGCATCCAAAACTACTATGCGTTAAAAAATCAGCTATCTCAGAGTGAACTTTCCGATATACGTGAACAAAACTCCCAAAATATCATAAACCATATCTTGCATCTGGTTGTTGAATCACTAGAGAAAGCAAGGTATAGACTTAAAAACAAAGAGATAAAAGAGTATCTGAACTATTTTCAAGTTATCACTCCTATGAAGGGCGGTACACTTGGAACATCTAACTTAAACAAAGTTTTGCAGGAGTATTTTAATCCAAACCCAAAAAAATGTGTAAAACGCGGTGAGTTAGAGTTTCGTTTGATGGATAAGGTGGTACACACCAAAAATGAAAATATGACGTCGTGGAGCGGTGCTGCTTTTAAAGAAAACGAAGATTCGGCTCAAAGACGTATATTTAACGGAATGAGCGGACTACTTTTTAAAATAGATGAGGATGAAGAACAGGTGTTTGTTTTTTATCCAAATGAGGATGTAGTCGTAGTTTATGATTATGATGAATTGAAAAACTATCTTATGTTATCATATGCACTGACTATACATAAAGTTCAAGGTATGGAGTACGATATAGTTGTGATGCCTATGAGTTTTTCACACTTTATCATGCACAATACAAAGCTTATTTATACGGCTATTACCCGTGCCAAGCACAGATGCATCATAGTTGGCGAGAGCGGTGCATTTGAGAGCGGATGCAGGAAGTTTGAACAAACAAGGCGGGATACGGTTTTGCTTGAATTATAA
- a CDS encoding rhodanese-like domain-containing protein, whose product METLKDSAHLDLEELAQRRAEVYLSEQFKKLISDAEKNVQQIEPKDLDLNDLDILLLDVREPEEFASGYLRKEKHLTIPRGKLEFVAIKKIFEQYGHDVPIVTYCFKGPRGLLAAEQLKKMGFTNVKNIKDGLINWLESGRTLKSYFGEITLVAKKS is encoded by the coding sequence ATGGAAACCTTAAAAGACAGTGCACATCTTGATCTTGAAGAGTTAGCCCAAAGAAGAGCTGAAGTATATCTTAGTGAACAGTTTAAAAAACTTATATCGGATGCGGAAAAAAACGTACAACAGATTGAACCAAAAGATCTTGACTTAAACGACTTGGATATTTTGCTTTTGGATGTAAGAGAGCCTGAAGAGTTTGCAAGCGGATACCTCAGAAAAGAGAAACATCTTACCATACCTCGCGGAAAACTTGAATTTGTAGCTATTAAAAAAATATTTGAACAATACGGGCACGACGTGCCGATAGTCACTTACTGTTTCAAAGGTCCACGTGGACTTTTAGCGGCAGAACAACTTAAAAAAATGGGTTTTACAAATGTAAAAAATATAAAAGACGGTCTGATTAATTGGCTTGAAAGCGGAAGAACTCTAAAGAGTTATTTTGGAGAAATAACTTTAGTAGCAAAAAAGAGTTGA
- the glyQ gene encoding glycine--tRNA ligase subunit alpha — protein sequence MITFSEMLLKLQEFWMKEGCNIVQPYDIPAGAGTFHPATFLRSLDSTPWATAYVAPSRRPTDGRYGENPNRLGSYYQFQTLIKPSPDNIQELYLKSLEYLGLDVAKHDIRFVEDNWESPTLGAWGLGWEVWLNGMEVTQFTYFQQVGGVECNPVAVEITYGTERLAMYLQGVDNVFDIVWNENEHGKTLYKDVHKESEIEFSKYNFEVADTDMLFAEFNAKSEECLKTLKAGLPLPAYDLCMMASNTFNVLDARKAISQTERQNYILKIRELSRGCAELYKAQEEDRLKRVKG from the coding sequence ATGATAACATTTAGCGAGATGCTACTAAAACTTCAAGAATTTTGGATGAAGGAGGGTTGTAATATTGTTCAACCCTACGATATCCCTGCAGGTGCGGGGACGTTTCATCCTGCTACTTTTTTACGCTCACTCGATTCAACGCCTTGGGCTACTGCATATGTAGCACCGTCTCGTCGTCCTACAGACGGACGTTACGGAGAAAATCCAAACAGATTAGGGTCTTATTATCAATTTCAAACACTTATAAAACCATCGCCTGATAATATTCAAGAGCTTTACTTAAAATCACTGGAGTATCTTGGTCTTGACGTAGCTAAACACGATATCCGTTTTGTCGAAGATAATTGGGAGTCTCCGACACTCGGTGCATGGGGACTTGGATGGGAAGTATGGTTAAACGGTATGGAAGTTACTCAGTTTACTTACTTTCAACAAGTCGGCGGTGTTGAGTGTAATCCCGTTGCGGTTGAGATAACATACGGAACTGAGCGTTTGGCTATGTATCTTCAAGGTGTTGACAATGTGTTTGATATCGTTTGGAATGAGAACGAACACGGTAAGACTCTTTATAAAGACGTGCATAAAGAGAGTGAGATAGAGTTTTCAAAGTACAACTTTGAAGTGGCTGATACAGATATGCTTTTTGCAGAGTTTAATGCTAAAAGCGAAGAGTGTTTAAAGACTTTAAAAGCAGGACTTCCTCTACCTGCATACGACTTGTGTATGATGGCATCTAACACTTTTAACGTTTTAGATGCTAGAAAAGCAATCTCTCAAACCGAGCGTCAAAACTATATTTTAAAAATACGTGAACTATCACGCGGTTGTGCAGAACTTTATAAAGCACAAGAGGAAGATAGGTTAAAAAGAGTTAAGGGTTAA
- a CDS encoding sulfurtransferase encodes MKKILFTLLTIINIYAYDAFITTDSLKDALNEQNLVIIDVSDSYKKSHIIGAISFDTNLLRKSDTNSSLASMEELQEIFRDIGINNDSNVVIYGRNSNNDIKKSAFLAFVLISHGFENVSILDGGYMAWVFEHDMLTSREERDIQEGNLVLTSTNISVDIKYIQSNKKSKLIDARYPEKYYGISNNENDIYAGHIPGAKNSYCFYKFLRDKRIRTQEELEKIYVYGLELGKLDDIIVYGENELDAAIEWYIIYKKMGYTGAKLYYNSFKEYAGLGLETQRFKWE; translated from the coding sequence ATGAAAAAAATACTTTTTACACTTTTAACGATTATAAATATATACGCTTATGATGCCTTTATAACAACCGATTCACTAAAAGATGCTTTAAATGAGCAAAACTTGGTAATTATAGATGTCAGTGATAGTTATAAGAAAAGTCATATAATAGGTGCGATTTCTTTTGATACAAATCTGCTTAGAAAATCAGATACAAACTCTTCTTTAGCAAGTATGGAAGAATTACAGGAAATATTTAGGGATATCGGTATAAACAATGACTCAAATGTTGTTATATACGGACGTAATTCAAACAACGATATAAAAAAATCTGCTTTTTTGGCATTTGTATTAATATCCCACGGCTTTGAAAACGTGAGTATATTGGACGGTGGGTACATGGCTTGGGTATTTGAGCATGATATGCTTACCAGTCGTGAAGAGAGAGATATACAAGAGGGTAATTTGGTTTTAACAAGTACAAATATATCTGTAGATATAAAGTATATTCAAAGCAATAAAAAATCCAAACTTATAGATGCAAGATATCCAGAAAAATATTACGGAATATCAAATAATGAAAACGATATATATGCAGGACATATTCCGGGTGCAAAAAATTCATACTGTTTTTATAAATTTTTAAGAGATAAAAGAATCCGAACACAAGAAGAGTTGGAAAAAATATATGTATATGGATTAGAGCTCGGTAAACTAGATGATATAATCGTTTATGGAGAAAATGAGCTAGATGCTGCAATAGAATGGTATATAATTTATAAAAAAATGGGTTATACGGGAGCTAAGCTTTATTATAATTCATTTAAAGAATATGCAGGTCTTGGTTTAGAAACACAGCGTTTTAAGTGGGAATAA
- a CDS encoding chorismate mutase, giving the protein MKECKTLQEVREEIDKIDDELVELIAKRNRYIHQAASFKNSIEEVKDEDRIDAVKQRVRAKAIELDVSPNMISELFTKMIDEMVESEIAQFRDTTNF; this is encoded by the coding sequence ATGAAAGAGTGTAAGACATTACAAGAGGTTAGAGAAGAGATTGACAAGATTGATGATGAATTAGTAGAACTTATAGCAAAGAGGAATCGTTATATTCATCAAGCGGCATCTTTTAAAAACTCTATAGAAGAAGTAAAAGACGAAGATAGGATAGATGCCGTAAAACAACGTGTACGTGCAAAAGCGATTGAACTTGACGTATCTCCAAATATGATTAGTGAGCTTTTTACAAAGATGATAGACGAGATGGTTGAATCTGAAATAGCACAGTTCCGCGATACTACAAACTTTTAA
- a CDS encoding lysophospholipid acyltransferase family protein — protein sequence MTFNQLKIALYATYLTNIYGYKLKQASSSKEKKKIRTEYSKRLLKKLNIEIKVINEEKIPKEGQYLLISNHRTIIDPTIIEVATQNREIFGHWISKKELYDSFFFGLFVKNAGTILLDRESSQMSGFFKDIRKVVKSGDSVYIFPEGTRNQSDEPLGEFKGGAEKIAKMNKIDMLPVFIKNRADKILSDAIKDSSVHRVIEVEFGDLIGYKDTQTSYEDAYKRIFGI from the coding sequence GTGACGTTTAATCAACTAAAAATTGCGCTATATGCTACATATTTAACAAATATTTATGGATATAAGCTAAAACAGGCTTCAAGTTCAAAAGAGAAGAAAAAGATTAGAACCGAGTACTCAAAAAGACTACTTAAAAAACTAAATATTGAGATAAAAGTTATCAACGAAGAAAAAATTCCAAAAGAGGGACAATATCTTTTAATCTCTAATCATCGTACTATAATTGACCCGACTATTATTGAGGTAGCTACGCAAAACAGAGAGATTTTTGGTCATTGGATATCTAAAAAAGAGCTGTATGATTCTTTCTTTTTCGGTCTTTTTGTTAAAAATGCAGGGACAATTTTACTTGATCGCGAGTCTTCGCAAATGAGCGGTTTTTTTAAAGATATCAGAAAAGTGGTAAAGTCCGGGGATAGCGTATATATATTTCCCGAAGGTACAAGAAACCAAAGTGACGAGCCACTTGGTGAGTTTAAAGGCGGGGCAGAAAAGATTGCCAAAATGAATAAAATAGATATGCTCCCTGTTTTTATCAAAAATCGTGCAGACAAGATTTTGTCTGATGCTATAAAAGATTCCAGTGTACACAGGGTTATAGAGGTTGAATTTGGAGATTTAATAGGGTATAAAGATACACAAACTTCTTATGAAGATGCATATAAACGTATATTTGGGATTTAA
- a CDS encoding CvfB family protein, which yields MQEQNKHLELGVINTLLVDRETPHGLFLVSEDEKDVLLPQAYVTKEMQIGSLIDVFLYTDSEDRLIATTLQPKAKLDEFGFFEVVDVAKFGAFVDWGLPKDLLVPNKLQKNPFKIGEKRFLKVVYDERTHRLVGSEKTQDFFTQKPKGLKAHQEVKIVIISKTPLGFKCIVEDKYEGLIYKNEVFEKIEIGQEKQAYIKTIRKDGNLDISLQATGSKKKSSDADKVLELLKQNKGMMPYNYKSDADLIVDVFSMSKKAYKRTLTKLQEDNLIDVKDTGIYIKG from the coding sequence ATGCAAGAACAAAACAAACACCTAGAACTAGGAGTGATAAATACACTTTTAGTCGATAGAGAAACACCCCACGGACTTTTTTTAGTATCAGAAGATGAAAAAGACGTGTTATTGCCACAGGCATATGTGACAAAAGAGATGCAAATCGGCTCACTTATAGACGTGTTTTTATACACGGATTCTGAAGACAGATTGATAGCGACTACATTACAACCAAAGGCAAAGTTAGATGAATTCGGTTTTTTTGAAGTTGTAGATGTAGCAAAGTTTGGAGCATTTGTCGATTGGGGATTGCCAAAAGATTTACTTGTGCCGAATAAACTTCAAAAAAATCCTTTTAAAATAGGTGAAAAACGTTTTTTAAAAGTTGTATATGATGAGCGTACACATAGACTTGTGGGGAGTGAAAAAACTCAAGACTTCTTTACTCAAAAACCAAAGGGTTTAAAAGCGCATCAAGAGGTAAAAATAGTAATAATCTCAAAAACACCGCTTGGATTTAAATGTATAGTTGAAGATAAATACGAAGGTTTAATTTATAAAAATGAAGTATTTGAAAAAATAGAGATAGGGCAAGAGAAACAAGCTTATATAAAAACTATAAGAAAAGACGGAAATCTTGATATCTCGCTACAAGCAACAGGCTCAAAAAAGAAAAGTTCTGATGCAGATAAAGTTTTAGAACTTCTAAAACAAAATAAGGGGATGATGCCTTATAACTATAAAAGTGATGCCGATTTGATTGTAGATGTTTTTTCTATGAGTAAAAAAGCTTACAAAAGAACTTTGACTAAATTACAAGAAGACAATTTAATAGATGTTAAAGACACAGGTATATATATAAAAGGTTAG